TGTATCAAGGGAAAGGTTTTAACCATGAAAAAGATTCAGATTCTCGGTACCGGTTGCAAAAAATGCCAGACGCTTCTGGAGAACGCCGAAACCGCCGCGAAGCAGCTTGGCATCGAGTATGAGCTGGTCAAGGTATCGGATATCAAGGATATCGCAGCGTTTGGTGTCATGATGACGCCGGCCCTGGCTGTTGATGGCGAAGTCAAAGTGGCCGGCAAGGTACCCAAGGCGGAAGATCTGAAGAAATATCTGGCCTGATTCCGATGCTATACAGGCAACCTGCGGTTGCACTGTATCATTGCCAAAAAGCCATGCCCCGGGGATTCGCTATCCCCGGGGCATGCGTTTATCTACCGTTTAAGATGCTGGTTTTCAGAAAAAAAACATTTACCGCAGAGACCGCAAAGTTCGCAGAGGAATTATTCCCTAACAACTCTTTCTCTGCGCTCTCTGCGTACTCTGCGGTGAATGCTTTGGAATGGCTTTGAGTAATTATCCCAGCCTTAACAGACCGGATGTTTCCCTTCGATCAACTCCCTGCACAGCGGTTCCACCCCTGCCAGCGCTTCCGCCAGAATCGTCTGGGCGGACTGCCGGATCGGTTCAAATGGCTGCCCCGCTGCGGGCAGGATCTGCGCCGCCAGCATTTGTGGCTGGTCGATGGGTGCGCCGATCTGGCTGACCAGGAACACGTAGACCTCCTGCAGATCGGGGATGCTTTGGTAAATGCGGCGTGCCGCCTGGTGTGCCAGCACGTTGTAAATCTTGCCGACATGACTGACCGGATTCTTGCCGGCGACCGCTTCGGTGCCGATGGGGCGCCCGACGGGGATAAGTCCGTTGACCCGGTTCCCCCGACCGACCTGGCCGGAATCGGCATCTTCGGCGGATGTGCCGAGCAGACTCAGGTAGACGCCGCCCAGCCCGCGGCCGGCCTGGTCGAGGGTGTTGAGATGAACCGTGGCATCGTCAAAACCCGGCAGGGTGGCGGCGAACCGCTGCAGGTCGGTCAGGATAGCGCGTTTGCGCTCGAAGTAGGCCTGTTCGCTAGCGATAAGACGTGCCATTAACGGCATGGCAACGGTGAAATCGACGTGTCGGCCGCGCCGCACTCCCATGACCTTGACATCCTCACCGGTTTCGGGGTGCCGGGATTTGAAGTCGCTTCCGTTGACATAGTTCTCCAGAGCCAGCACCGCCTGTTCCGTGGGGCTCAGGGGGTAATAACCGACGGCTGCGGAACTGTCGTTGGCGGCATGCACCTGGCCCCGGCGTGCGAAGATATCGGTGAGTTCTGCGGAGCCGGGAGCCAGCACCGACCGGCAGATCAGGTGGCGTTCCGGATCGATAAAGCGCATGTGCCGATTCAACCAGTCCCGCACGGCCGCTTCGGTGATATCCGCTACGGGAACCTTGTGGCCTTTGACCTCGACCGTCGCCCGGTCTCCGATGATCAATTCCATCGGTTTGAGTATGCGGCCGCCGCCGAACCATTTTTCAACGCTGCCGGCGCTAAGCAGGCCTTTGTCGATATTATGGTGCAGCACCGCGCCGAACTCTTTCAGATAGTATCGCGAAAGTTGTTGGGAGATGGTTTCCAGCATGGCGTCGCACATGCTGTCGGGATGTCCGATTCCCTTGCGTTCCACAATCTCAAAGGGCTGGTCGGCCATGGCCAAGCCATGAAAGGGGGCTACCAGAATCATGCGCCGTCTCCTTGCGGTAAGCAGCGGGCTTCGTTTTTTTGCTTCTGGTACCAATTGTACAATGCATCCGCCCGGAAACCAGCGGCACGGCAAACTAACGGTGGGTCTTCTCGGCGTTCTCTGCGTGCTCTGCGGTGAATAGTTTGCTTACCGGAATTCAATCTTGTAATACAGGTCTACGCCGCTTTCCTCGCCGGTGGTCGATTCCAGTTGCCAGTGCTTGCCCAGGCTGTAGCGCAATCGGAATTCCTGGGTATTGGCGAACAGGGACTGGCCGATACTGACATACAGGCTGGGACTGAGATACTTGCCGATGGTCAGCATCGAGCTGGAGACATCGTCCTGGCCGGTGGCGCTGCCGGTTTCAAAGCCCAGGACATCGACTCCCAGTTGCCGTTTGAGGCGATCGCGCATGACCACCGATTCCCCCTGGGAAAGCAGCAGCCCGCCGGCGGTCATCAACAGATCGGCTTCCCCGGCATTGCGCGCCGAAGCCCGGCCCAGTACGATATACGCCAGCCGGTCGCTGTCGGACATGGCCGGTTCGGAAGTGAGTTTAACCACCGGCAGGCGGGGCGTGCCGCTGACCTGGACCCCCGCCTTGATCTTGCCGACGGTGCGCAGGGCGACGATATCCAGGGTCGGTTGCGCAAGCGGCCCGTTGAACAGAAGATTGCCGCGCGTGATGTCCAGCCGGGTGCCATAGGCGGCGTACATCCCTTCGGCCACGGCGATGCGTCCATTGGCGGTCAGGGCATTGCTGTCGATGGAGCTTAAGTGCAGTTCTCCCGTCAGGCGGGCGTCGAGGCCTGAGGCCTTGACCAGCACATGGTCTCCCAGCAGCAGTCGGATATCGGCCTGAATGGGGAATTCGGCGGAAGGTTTTTCCGGGGACTGTTCGCCAACCATGACCACATCGTCGCTGGGAGTGATGAGCGACGGTTTTTTATTGTCCCGGATCATGACTTCCGACAGTTTGACAGTGCCGGTGACCTTCAGCTCTGAGGTTGAACCCGTAATGAGCAGGTCCGGATCGGCCTGTATCTGTATTTCCGGCAGATTGACCAGTTGCACGCCCTGGCCCTTCAGGGTCACGTTGTAGTTGCCGGGTTTCCAATCGTGCAACTGCAGGGAGCCTTTGCCCCGCAGGGTTCCTTTACCGGATTGCAGGGACAGGTTGTCGAGCAGGATACGATCCCCGTCAAGACGTGCCAGGATATTCACCTTTTGCAGTTCCAGGCCGGCTATGGGCAGATAGGCGCCGGCTTCGAGCAGCTGTACCTGTCCATTCAGTTGCGGTTGTTGCCAGGTACCGTCTCCGCGCAGTTTGATTTCGACGCGCCCGCGGGATTCCTGCACCGCTCCGGGCATCAACGCGGCAAACAGCCCCAACTCGGTGCTGCGGCCGTCGATGATTATGTCCAGTGCCCCCTGTTGCGCCGGTTTTACGGGCATACGCGCCGGAATCGGCAGTCGGAAACTGCCGTTCAGATGACCGTAATCCCCCAATTGCACCTCGGTTTGGCCAGAAAGCTCCTCACCGCGCCAGTTCCAGTTCAGCTCGGCATTTTGTACCGGGACGGTGATCTGTCCCTGCTCCTTGTCGGTCGCGATCTGACCGCCGGTGACGGTTATCCGGCCGTCGGCGATCAGTTGCCGGCCGGGCAGCAGTTTTCCTGTGGATTGACCGGAGAGGATACCCTGGATGGCGATGCCGGAGGGCAGCCAGGGCGCCAACAGTTGCAGGTCCAGATCCCGGCAGAGCCATTGCCAGTCGGCCTGTTCCGGCAGGGTCATGGATGTGCTGCGCCCGCCCTGGATACGCCCTTGCAGCCGTCCCCCTTGCTTGAGGTCCGCATGGAGCTCGGCCTGTAATCGCGCGGGGGTCCATGACAGGCTGGCTTCGGCCCCGGCCAGGTGCAGTTGCCGTCCCTCGCGCTCGAGGGAACCAGCGGTCTTTAGATCGGCAAGCAGTGCGAAAGCTCCATCGGCGGTTTGTTCCCATGAGGCGTTGCCGCTGCTGTTACCGGTGATTTTGGTGCCGTCCAGCCAGGCTTGCGCATGGGCCAGGCGAAGTTGTTCCCACGCGAGTTGCCCTCGGCCGATCAGGGGCGCGTATTGGATTTGCGCCGCTGCCGAGAGGGCTTCACCGGAGGTGCCTGTCAGGCGCAGTGCGGCAAGCTTGAGTCCTTTTTGCGACACGCTCAATGCGGCGGGGTCAGCCAGGTTCAAGGTGTCGATGGCATCCCGCAGGGTCAGTTCGGTCACAGATCCTTGCCATGCGGATTTTTCGTAGCCGCCGGCGGCGGTCAGCTTCAGCTGTGTCTGCCGTGGAAGGGTGATGCGGGCGCTCAGGCTATGCTGTTCGGGACGGCCGTTGCCGCGGATGGAAAGGGCCGAAATTTGAACATCATTGTACTGCAACCCCGTCAGGTCGGCCTCGAGGGAGCCGCTGCGGTTCGCTGCCAGGGCGGCGGAAAAACGAAGATTTCGAACCCCGAGCTGGCCGTGTTGCAGGGCGCGCCCGCTGCCGTTGAGCTCGCCGGCCACCTGTTGGTTGCGCCAGCGTATCCAGCCGCGTCCCTGCATGGCTCCGGTCAGTTCCGGCACAAGGCTGGCCAGGTCATCGACCCTGGCGGCAAAGTCGATACGCTGCTGCAGTCGCCCCCGTGCGGTGAGGTCGAGGCCCCGGCTTTGCAGCTGCAAGGTGTCGATCTGCACGTCCTCGTTTTGCAGCCGGGCCCGGATTTGCCCCTGCAAGGGGGCGTCGCGCAGGGTGCTCGGCAGCAAACGGGCGTCAATCCTGGCGCTCATACCGCCCTGATCGAGGCGACTCCATACGCCCTCGGCCTGCAGGTTGATGTTGCCCGGCCAGGCCAGACCGGCACGTTGGGGGTTGAGGTCATGGCCGCTGAGTTTGCCGCGGATGCTCAGTTGCGGTGTCCAGCGCACATTGGCATCGCCGTCGATGGTGCCATCCAGCCCATGGATGTTGAGATCGGTGAGATCTAAATTCTGGCGATTACCGCTGAAGGAGGTTTCGAGCCGGAGATCCCGCCATTGCGTCGCCCGGTTGTTCAGTGCCAGCGTTCCCGCATAGGCATCCGGGTCAGCCTTCAGCGTCAGGTGTCCATCCAGATGGGTCGTCTGCCCTGCCAGTGTGGCCAGATCCAGGTTCTTCAGGTCGGCGGAGAGTTCGAGCCGGGGTTTGGGTTCGGCCCAGTCAAGGCGCACCTTGCCGTGGAGGGAGCCTGTCGATGACAAGCTCCGCAGGTCGAAGTTGTCCAGCCTCAGGTCGGTCGGTGTCACGACAAAGGGCGTGGCCAGTTGCAGAATACCTGCCGCAGGCGCCTGTGCGCCGGCATGCAGAGTGCCGGTCAGCGACCCGGGTTGCTCCCCGGGCTGCAGGGTCAGCGCCAGAATCAGGGGCACAGCGGTTTGCGTGTCCGGTTTGGTCAGCGCTGCCCCTTTTAGTCGCAGTCCCGGTTGGTGCCAGTCGATTGCGGCACGGGCGGTCCATGCCCCCGCATCGCTCAGTGCCGTAACTATCGGGATGCGCAGTCGCCGTCCCGTCCAACGGGCCTTGGCGGCCAGTCCTTGCAGATAAAACGAGGGCCCATCCGGTTGTTGCCATCTGAGTCGCTTGATCTGCACATCGTCCAGGGCGACGTGGATTTTCTGCATCCAGCCGGGCAGCTCGGGCCAGGCCAGATCAAGGGGTTCGCGTGGCTGGTCTTTTTCGGGGATTGTGACAAGGGTCACATCTTCCAGGTTCAGAGAGCGGATGCGCACGTTTCTGTGCAGCAGCCCGGCGGCGCGCCAGCGCCATGTCAGCCGGCCGATGGTCGCTGTGCCCCCGGTCCAGCGCACTTCCAGGCCGGACAATCTGAGTTCGTCGGTAAGACGCCCCTCGACGGTCTGGACGGCAACGGTCTCCGGCATGCGGCTTGCCACGGTACGGATCAGCCAGGCGGAGCCCCCGGCTGTGGCCATCACCCAATAGCACCCGAACACGAAGGCCAGAGTGCCCAGCAGTACCAGCCCGCCAAGAATATGGAGTACGTAGCGTTTCACCAGTTATACCCGATGCTTAAATGGATGCGGTAGGAGGGGTCGTCTTCGCCGATCTGTCGTGCGACATCGAGGCGCACCGGCCCTACCGGTGTGTAGTAGCGCAGGCCCAGCCCGGCCCCCTGAGCCAGTTTGATCTGGTTGGGTTCATCGAAGGCGTTGCCGGTATCGTAAAAGGCCGCCAGTCCCCATTTCGAACCGAGGGCGCGTTCCAGTTCCAGGCTGCCGACCAGCAGATATTTGCCGCCAACCACGTCTCCGTCGCTGTCCTTGGGGCCCAGGGATTGATAGGCATAGCCGCGCACACTCTGGTCGCCCCCGGCAAAAAAACGCAGCGAAGCCGGTACCTCGTCCAACGGTTCGTTTTGCAATGTCCAGCCGCTATCCACACGTGCCAGCAGGGAAAACCGTCCCGGCAGGGCCAGCAGGATTTTCCCGGAGGCCAGCATCTGCAGAAGGCCGGTGTCCGAGCCGAGATATTGGTGACCGCCACGTACCTCGAGGGTGTAACTGTAGCCGTTTTTAGGACGAATCAGGCTGCGGTAATGGCGGTGGGAGAACCGCGCCCCGGGCAGCACCATGCGCAGGCTGTTGTCTTCGTCGCCGACGGTAAAATCCTCCTGGAAAATCTGCAGGTAGATGGAGAATTTACGTCCCTTTTTCAAGTCCCAGGCGCGTTCCACCTCGCCGGTGATCTTGCTGGAGAGAAAGGTGTCGACATCCTCGCGTTCGAACGTCAGGCGCAACGCCGTGTAGCTGTCCAGGCTTTGCGGGTCGGGCAGGATGTAAGCGCCCCCGGCGGTCTGGGCGTCCTGGGCCAGGTTGGCCTTGAGCTCGAGTTCGTGGCCCCGGTTGAAGATGTTCAGATCCCGATAGAGCAACGACATGCGGGCACCGGTATCGGTGCCATAGCCGATACCGGGCTGCAGCCGGCGTGATGGCGAAGGCGTGAGTACAACATCGATGGGAACGCGCGCATCGACGACGTTCTGGCGATCCGGAAGCAGCCGGATTTCGCTGAAACGGTCGGCATCGAGAAACTGCAACTGGGTCTGGCCGAGACTGGCGTAGGAGAAGATGTCCCCCGGATGAAAGGTTAAAAACCGTCGCAAAAAAGCATCCGGATAGTTTTCTGCACCCCGGAAGCGCACCTCGCCGAAGTAATACCGCGGGCCGCTGGCCAGCTCCAGGTCGATTTCGGCGGACAGAGCGGCGACATCGATGCGGATTTCGTGAACGCTGAATTCGGCGTCCAGGTAACCCAGGTCGAGGGCCTGACTTTGCAGTTCCTGTTTGGCTTTTTCATAGGCGGACTGGTCGAGTGGAGCATCGATATGCAGCGGAAAATTTTCCGCCAGTCGGGTCAAGGCACCCCGGGCGGCACCGGGGCCGGTGACCTCCACCCGCAGTTTCGTTACCCGCACCGGTTCGCCCGCTTCGACTGTGACGGTGATCAGATAGCTGCCGTCGGTTTCCGCGAGCCGGGTATCGATCACCGGGCGGAAATAACCGAAGGGCTGCATGGCCTCCGCGACCTGCTTCGGTACCTGCTGTACGAAGCGCGTCATCCAGCGGCGGTCGACCTGGTCATCGCGCACCAGTCCCGAGGGGAAGGCCAGGGCCGCCTCCACATTGGCGCGCAGGTCGCCTTCCAGCCCCAGCAGTTCAAGGCGCAACGGTTCGGCAGCCAGACATGGACCTAGGCAGAAATAGAACAGCACCGCTAACAGCATCCCGGCGATTGTCAGTGGAAGCGGACATAGCCTGCGGGACAGTTCTGCGATGATGGTGCCGTGGGCTGCGGGAGAAGCGTATTTGTGCAAGCGGTTTGCCTTTCCTTTTATACGCAGTGGCAGGAAACTCGCGGCCGATAATCGATCATTGCACCAATCGTCGTTTGTCGTCCATAAGTATCTGATATGTCATTCTCCCCAATATGACAGGGAGTCGCTTTTGCTCTTGTGACTCTTTCATCATAGCGCAAAATGGTAACGGTATGGAGCCCTGTGTATATCCTTGTGTATATGGGGATACGGAAAAAGGATGTTGTTGGGAACGAGGTGGTGAACGATGCGCGACAGGCGCGCGGAATCCATGTGCCGGAGTTGCTGGAAATGGAAAAAAATCACCTTTCAGGTATGGGTAATCGTGTTAATATGTAGCGCCGATTTTAGCTTTCGGCGGTTGCTGTTTTGTCTGAATACATGTTGCGACGCACCGCGGGCGGTGCTCGTTAAGGAGGCCCTGTCATGAACCTCAGTGATCTTATTGTCCAATATCTCGAAAGCTTCGGCGTGGAATATGTCTTCGGTATTCCCGGCAGTCCCCTCGGCCCGCTGTTCGATGCCCTCAAACGCAGCGAAAAGCGTGGCGGCCCGCGCCTGGTTCTGACCCGCCATGAAGCCGGTGCGGCCTTTATCGCCGACGGATACGCCCGTGAAAGCGGTAAGCTCGGCGTCTGCTGTTCCACCACCGGTCCCGGTGCCACCAACCTCATTACCGGGGTGGCCTCGGCCTATGCCGAGCAGGTGCCGATGCTGGTTATTACCCCCCAGACCCGCCTGGGCGCACTGGGCTTCGGCTGCTTTCAGGACTCGTCGCGCAACGGTATCGACGTGGTG
This DNA window, taken from Syntrophotalea carbinolica DSM 2380, encodes the following:
- a CDS encoding thioredoxin family protein; translated protein: MKKIQILGTGCKKCQTLLENAETAAKQLGIEYELVKVSDIKDIAAFGVMMTPALAVDGEVKVAGKVPKAEDLKKYLA
- a CDS encoding methionine adenosyltransferase; translated protein: MILVAPFHGLAMADQPFEIVERKGIGHPDSMCDAMLETISQQLSRYYLKEFGAVLHHNIDKGLLSAGSVEKWFGGGRILKPMELIIGDRATVEVKGHKVPVADITEAAVRDWLNRHMRFIDPERHLICRSVLAPGSAELTDIFARRGQVHAANDSSAAVGYYPLSPTEQAVLALENYVNGSDFKSRHPETGEDVKVMGVRRGRHVDFTVAMPLMARLIASEQAYFERKRAILTDLQRFAATLPGFDDATVHLNTLDQAGRGLGGVYLSLLGTSAEDADSGQVGRGNRVNGLIPVGRPIGTEAVAGKNPVSHVGKIYNVLAHQAARRIYQSIPDLQEVYVFLVSQIGAPIDQPQMLAAQILPAAGQPFEPIRQSAQTILAEALAGVEPLCRELIEGKHPVC
- a CDS encoding translocation/assembly module TamB domain-containing protein, which codes for MKRYVLHILGGLVLLGTLAFVFGCYWVMATAGGSAWLIRTVASRMPETVAVQTVEGRLTDELRLSGLEVRWTGGTATIGRLTWRWRAAGLLHRNVRIRSLNLEDVTLVTIPEKDQPREPLDLAWPELPGWMQKIHVALDDVQIKRLRWQQPDGPSFYLQGLAAKARWTGRRLRIPIVTALSDAGAWTARAAIDWHQPGLRLKGAALTKPDTQTAVPLILALTLQPGEQPGSLTGTLHAGAQAPAAGILQLATPFVVTPTDLRLDNFDLRSLSSTGSLHGKVRLDWAEPKPRLELSADLKNLDLATLAGQTTHLDGHLTLKADPDAYAGTLALNNRATQWRDLRLETSFSGNRQNLDLTDLNIHGLDGTIDGDANVRWTPQLSIRGKLSGHDLNPQRAGLAWPGNINLQAEGVWSRLDQGGMSARIDARLLPSTLRDAPLQGQIRARLQNEDVQIDTLQLQSRGLDLTARGRLQQRIDFAARVDDLASLVPELTGAMQGRGWIRWRNQQVAGELNGSGRALQHGQLGVRNLRFSAALAANRSGSLEADLTGLQYNDVQISALSIRGNGRPEQHSLSARITLPRQTQLKLTAAGGYEKSAWQGSVTELTLRDAIDTLNLADPAALSVSQKGLKLAALRLTGTSGEALSAAAQIQYAPLIGRGQLAWEQLRLAHAQAWLDGTKITGNSSGNASWEQTADGAFALLADLKTAGSLEREGRQLHLAGAEASLSWTPARLQAELHADLKQGGRLQGRIQGGRSTSMTLPEQADWQWLCRDLDLQLLAPWLPSGIAIQGILSGQSTGKLLPGRQLIADGRITVTGGQIATDKEQGQITVPVQNAELNWNWRGEELSGQTEVQLGDYGHLNGSFRLPIPARMPVKPAQQGALDIIIDGRSTELGLFAALMPGAVQESRGRVEIKLRGDGTWQQPQLNGQVQLLEAGAYLPIAGLELQKVNILARLDGDRILLDNLSLQSGKGTLRGKGSLQLHDWKPGNYNVTLKGQGVQLVNLPEIQIQADPDLLITGSTSELKVTGTVKLSEVMIRDNKKPSLITPSDDVVMVGEQSPEKPSAEFPIQADIRLLLGDHVLVKASGLDARLTGELHLSSIDSNALTANGRIAVAEGMYAAYGTRLDITRGNLLFNGPLAQPTLDIVALRTVGKIKAGVQVSGTPRLPVVKLTSEPAMSDSDRLAYIVLGRASARNAGEADLLMTAGGLLLSQGESVVMRDRLKRQLGVDVLGFETGSATGQDDVSSSMLTIGKYLSPSLYVSIGQSLFANTQEFRLRYSLGKHWQLESTTGEESGVDLYYKIEFR
- a CDS encoding autotransporter assembly complex protein TamA → MHKYASPAAHGTIIAELSRRLCPLPLTIAGMLLAVLFYFCLGPCLAAEPLRLELLGLEGDLRANVEAALAFPSGLVRDDQVDRRWMTRFVQQVPKQVAEAMQPFGYFRPVIDTRLAETDGSYLITVTVEAGEPVRVTKLRVEVTGPGAARGALTRLAENFPLHIDAPLDQSAYEKAKQELQSQALDLGYLDAEFSVHEIRIDVAALSAEIDLELASGPRYYFGEVRFRGAENYPDAFLRRFLTFHPGDIFSYASLGQTQLQFLDADRFSEIRLLPDRQNVVDARVPIDVVLTPSPSRRLQPGIGYGTDTGARMSLLYRDLNIFNRGHELELKANLAQDAQTAGGAYILPDPQSLDSYTALRLTFEREDVDTFLSSKITGEVERAWDLKKGRKFSIYLQIFQEDFTVGDEDNSLRMVLPGARFSHRHYRSLIRPKNGYSYTLEVRGGHQYLGSDTGLLQMLASGKILLALPGRFSLLARVDSGWTLQNEPLDEVPASLRFFAGGDQSVRGYAYQSLGPKDSDGDVVGGKYLLVGSLELERALGSKWGLAAFYDTGNAFDEPNQIKLAQGAGLGLRYYTPVGPVRLDVARQIGEDDPSYRIHLSIGYNW